One genomic segment of Streptomyces sp. NBC_00239 includes these proteins:
- a CDS encoding sensor histidine kinase — protein MSKGRFRVRAGIRDGLIAVGVAAALLATGLSGHHSATGLGLLGYVLLVVGGLALAAGRRAPVAVLAVTGLCAVGYQAAGFDVAAVAFLFAVYAAMRAGHRIVTVAASVVVLASLPLAALVSGLHDTGEAFAQARGALQIAWLIAAGAAGEALRQAEQRADEAERTREETARRRADEERLHIARELHDSLTHQISVIKVQSEVAVHVARKRGEQVPEALLAIREAGREASRELRATLEALRDDDKAPPRGLDHVPELVERAGKSGLRATLTIGGQRHDVPIAVGRTVYRIVQESLTNIARHADAGTASVRIDYRPDALAIRIDDDGRATPDSAPQPGIGLVGMRERVTALGGHLRAAPRSEGGFTVRAELPLERAS, from the coding sequence ATGAGTAAAGGACGGTTCCGTGTCCGGGCCGGTATCAGGGACGGGCTGATCGCCGTCGGCGTGGCGGCGGCACTGCTGGCGACCGGTCTGTCGGGGCATCATTCCGCAACGGGCCTCGGCCTGCTCGGCTACGTGCTGTTGGTGGTCGGCGGCCTGGCGCTGGCCGCGGGCCGCCGGGCTCCGGTGGCCGTCCTCGCCGTCACCGGGCTGTGCGCGGTGGGGTACCAGGCGGCAGGGTTCGACGTGGCGGCCGTCGCGTTCCTCTTCGCGGTGTACGCGGCCATGCGGGCGGGACACCGCATCGTCACGGTGGCGGCGAGCGTGGTCGTGCTGGCCTCCCTCCCCCTCGCTGCCCTGGTTTCGGGTCTGCACGACACGGGCGAGGCGTTCGCGCAGGCCCGGGGCGCCCTCCAGATCGCCTGGCTCATCGCCGCCGGCGCCGCCGGAGAGGCGCTCCGGCAGGCCGAGCAGCGGGCAGACGAAGCCGAACGTACTCGCGAGGAGACCGCGCGGCGCCGCGCCGACGAAGAGCGGCTGCACATCGCGCGGGAGTTGCACGATTCGCTCACCCATCAGATCTCGGTCATCAAGGTGCAGTCCGAAGTCGCCGTCCATGTGGCCCGTAAGCGCGGCGAGCAAGTACCTGAGGCACTACTGGCGATCCGGGAGGCCGGCCGTGAGGCGTCCCGGGAGCTGCGCGCGACCCTGGAGGCGCTGCGTGACGACGACAAAGCCCCACCCCGTGGGCTCGACCACGTCCCGGAACTGGTGGAACGGGCCGGCAAGAGCGGCCTGCGGGCGACGTTGACGATCGGGGGACAGCGCCATGACGTGCCGATTGCAGTGGGCCGGACCGTCTACCGGATCGTTCAGGAGTCGTTGACCAACATCGCCCGCCACGCGGACGCCGGCACGGCGTCGGTCCGCATCGACTACCGGCCGGACGCCCTCGCGATCCGCATCGACGACGACGGCAGAGCCACCCCGGACAGCGCGCCGCAGCCCGGCATCGGGCTCGTCGGGATGCGCGAACGCGTCACCGCCCTCGGAGGTCACCTGCGGGCAGCGCCCCGCAGCGAGGGCGGCTTCACCGTCCGGGCCGAACTCCCCCTGGAACGAGCCTCATGA
- a CDS encoding dienelactone hydrolase family protein codes for MHVTSEQRLDDGVLEREFTLGEIPGTLWTPPASAAPVPLVLMAHNNGLPRADPRLVARARYTAARGYAVATIDAAGCGDRPRSAADEQARAELRRAMRAGEPVDDIFESFIGPLVENAVPEWRTTLDAVLGLPEIDGPVGYSGGWTALGIRLAVVEPRIAAAGFFAGGYVPRAQREEARQVTIPLLFLLQWDDEGNPRQRALDLFDSFGTKEKTLHANPGGHTGTPWFELEDGCRFLDRHLK; via the coding sequence ATGCACGTCACTTCCGAACAGCGTCTCGACGACGGCGTCCTCGAGCGCGAATTCACCCTCGGCGAGATCCCCGGCACCCTGTGGACGCCGCCCGCATCCGCCGCACCGGTCCCGCTGGTCCTGATGGCCCACAACAACGGCCTGCCCAGGGCGGACCCCCGGCTGGTGGCCCGGGCCCGGTACACCGCGGCGCGCGGCTACGCGGTGGCCACCATCGACGCCGCCGGGTGCGGTGACCGTCCCCGCTCCGCCGCCGACGAGCAGGCACGCGCCGAACTCCGCCGGGCCATGCGGGCCGGTGAGCCGGTCGACGACATCTTCGAGTCCTTCATCGGCCCGCTGGTCGAAAACGCCGTCCCTGAATGGCGAACCACTCTGGACGCCGTCCTCGGGCTGCCCGAGATCGACGGCCCGGTCGGGTACTCCGGGGGCTGGACCGCCCTCGGCATCCGGCTGGCGGTGGTCGAGCCGCGCATCGCGGCCGCAGGCTTCTTCGCCGGCGGGTACGTGCCCCGTGCCCAGCGCGAGGAGGCCCGGCAGGTCACCATCCCGCTGCTGTTCCTGCTGCAGTGGGACGACGAGGGGAACCCCCGGCAGCGGGCCCTGGACTTGTTCGACTCCTTCGGCACCAAGGAGAAGACGCTGCACGCCAATCCGGGCGGGCACACGGGCACCCCGTGGTTCGAGCTGGAGGACGGGTGCCGGTTCCTGGACCGGCACCTGAAGTGA
- a CDS encoding DUF6223 family protein, which translates to MSARRLFAASATALGGLGLATPAAAHASADPVAASVYDFGLGRLGATTGGLLGLAAVVIAVLALARPAGRLGTANGLLGAVTAMAVGLIGIALGGLVAATADGGLGTGNGLGGAYVALLLGLIGTALGGRAASRSRRTGRLQRSA; encoded by the coding sequence ATGTCTGCTCGTCGCCTGTTCGCCGCCTCCGCAACCGCCCTCGGCGGGCTCGGTCTTGCCACACCTGCGGCAGCGCACGCTTCGGCCGATCCTGTCGCCGCCAGTGTCTACGACTTCGGTCTCGGTCGGCTCGGGGCCACCACGGGCGGGCTGCTGGGGCTGGCCGCCGTGGTCATCGCCGTACTGGCACTGGCCCGCCCCGCCGGTCGGCTCGGCACTGCCAACGGGTTGCTCGGGGCCGTGACGGCCATGGCGGTGGGGCTGATCGGCATCGCGCTGGGCGGGCTGGTCGCGGCCACCGCCGACGGAGGCCTCGGCACGGGCAACGGGCTGGGCGGGGCTTACGTGGCCCTGCTCCTGGGGCTGATCGGCACAGCACTCGGCGGGCGGGCCGCGTCCCGCTCCCGCCGCACCGGCCGACTGCAGCGGAGCGCGTAG
- a CDS encoding response regulator transcription factor, translating to MIRVLLVDDQPLIRSGFRALLDLEDDIEVVAEASNGRDGLDLAREHLPDIALIDIQMPVLDGIETTRRIAADPALAGMHVVILTNYGLDEYVFNALRAGAAGFLVKDIVPEDFLHAVRVAARGDALLAPSITRKLINRYVTQPPPTATGTALEELTSREREAVVLVAQGLSNDEIADRMVISPLTAKTHINRAMTKLQARDRAQLVVFAYESGLVRPHNS from the coding sequence ATGATCCGTGTCCTGCTGGTCGACGACCAGCCTCTCATCCGCAGCGGCTTCCGCGCGCTCCTCGACCTCGAGGACGACATCGAGGTCGTGGCCGAAGCCTCCAACGGTCGGGACGGCCTGGACCTCGCCAGGGAACACCTGCCCGACATCGCGCTCATCGACATCCAGATGCCGGTCCTCGACGGCATCGAGACGACCCGGCGCATCGCCGCGGACCCTGCCCTCGCCGGAATGCACGTCGTCATCCTCACCAACTACGGCCTGGACGAATACGTCTTCAACGCACTGCGCGCCGGCGCCGCCGGATTCCTCGTCAAGGACATCGTGCCGGAGGACTTCCTGCACGCCGTGCGCGTCGCCGCACGCGGCGACGCCCTGCTCGCGCCCTCGATCACCCGCAAGCTGATCAACCGGTACGTCACCCAGCCGCCCCCCACCGCCACCGGCACGGCGTTGGAAGAGCTGACCAGCCGCGAACGCGAGGCCGTCGTCCTGGTCGCGCAGGGCCTCTCCAACGACGAGATCGCGGACCGGATGGTGATCAGCCCCCTGACCGCGAAGACCCACATCAACCGGGCCATGACCAAACTCCAGGCCCGCGACCGCGCCCAGCTCGTGGTCTTCGCCTACGAATCCGGCCTGGTGAGGCCCCACAACTCCTGA